The Hordeum vulgare subsp. vulgare chromosome 7H, MorexV3_pseudomolecules_assembly, whole genome shotgun sequence DNA window agaaccaagagttcaatgtaggtgattatgtcttgctatacaattctcgtttgagattctttgcaggcaagcttctctctaaatgggaaggtccctatgttgtcgatgaagtatatcgttccggtgccatcaaaatcaataacacggaaggaaattttcctagagtggtaaatgggcaaagaatcaagcattacatctctggtactcccataaatgttgagaccaatatcatcaatgtcataactccaaaggagtacataagggatgtttatcaccctgtttcagaccttgaaaacgaagatgtgtctgtttcggcaagaaattggactccgatacttttccaataggaaatttcctcagttttggaatttttggaaaattagaaaaataaaaagcagtccggagagcaaacgaggcagccacaagggcccactccgccaccacccccctggtggcggtgggcaagcttgtgggcacctcgtgtgcctcccggactccgttttcttgcggaggactccttctggcccagaaaaaatcaatatatagtcgcccgaaggttttgatctccgtatcgcgcagttttcctctgttttcgtttcgagcttgtttctgccgcagatctagatcatcatgacttctccaaacgctcctaaggacaagatcttcgagaaggtcatcaatccctacctcacggaagtgttgaaacaccctcaatctatcaagatgagcgagggtatgttgcacatccgtgatgttgaggggcctaagaagaccggaagcgtggagacgaggcttgaagcaatggagcaacaagtcttcaagtgccaagggatggtggagcgtggactcaacgccaaccacacgatgatcacggagttcactagcaatcacaagatggatgccattgatattgggaaacacctctccaggctctatgatagggttgatcaacttcagggccagatctatgacctgcagaatcaaaactgtgagtatgagtacagatttaaatcaataaggttggctgcagatttgaggattccggcgactcgttcatcctgccatgatggagcacctatgccttggaagacggaggatcatactgcgacaacaacaccaccatcaccaccaaaggaagacaactaagcattggtatgggcaatccccttggcttctgccaagcatgggggagtttccttggtatcgtatcacctttatatcttttgctttcacctttgttttagttctttccttttcagtttttatttcttcttttagaggaataagtctttagtttttagtttgagtcttttgcttttgtctctcccccaatgtattcgagcttacgagctatataataaagagtgtcttagttaagggctttgctttgtgccatgatcaatagtatgaaaagaacggtagcatgaaagatcacgagacgatcttatggaaagtgataacttcacttatgacacatatgatgattgaaacttgttgagaataaatcaacatagacctcagtcattgctgcaattaataagaagtaataaggaaagagaggttcacatgtaaatatatcatcttagacactttttacaattgtgagcactcaccaaactattacatgcttaggagtagatgttggacaaggaagacaacataatgaattgtgtttgcttggttccaaacaatgttatatgattagagatcccttagcatgtgacgattgcttccacctcatattagccaaaactcccgcaccaagtagagatactacttgtgcatccataaacctccaacctagttttgccatgagagtccaccatacctacctatggattgaatagatccttcaagtaagttgtcatcggtgcaagcaataaaaattgctctctaatatgtatgatctattagtgtgtggaaaataagctttgtacgaacctgtgatgaggaagacgtaAAAgcaacatactgcataataaagttctttgtcacaggaggcaatataaagtgacgttcctccgcactaataggacacgcattcaaacctcaaaagcgcatgacaacctctgcttccctctgcgaagggcctatcttgtacctttactttttacccttgtaagagtcatggtgatcatcaccaattacctttttgcctttgtcttggctaccgtcacatacttgggaaagatctatattcatatatcaacttggagttgagtacttatgctttattgttgttgactttacctttgaggtaaaccgttgggaggcaaaactataagcccctatcttcctctgtgtccagctgaaactttgacaccatgagtaccacgtgagttgtaacaattgtggaaaacaaaagagatgattgagtatgtggggttgccttacaagctcttatttgactctttctgatgttgtgataaattgcaattgcttcaatgactgtggactattgttggttacatctcggtaaggtttttgcttcatgctttgctttgtgaaggaattgttactttcccataagaatatttatgatgtattgttgttctatgtgtgatcatgatgccctcatgtccgtattatgttttatcgacaccttcgtccccaaacatgtggacatgtttatggaacttggttttcgcttgacgacaagcgaggtctaagcttgggggagttgatacgtccattttgcatcatgctttcatgttgatatttattgctttttgggctgttatattacttgtggtaccatatttatgccttttctctcttattttgcaaggtttatttgaagagggagaattcaggcagctggaattctggactggaaaaggagcaaatcctagtccactattctgcacatctccaaatgccctgaaaatttacgtggattttttctggaatatattaaaaatactgggcgaaagaactaccagaggggggccaccagggccccacaagcccccactccgccaccacccccctggtggcggtgggaaagcttgtgggctgcctgaaggcccactagcccccctcttttgctatatgaagcgtcctggtctggaaaaaatcaatcgggagctttttcgtggtttcgctgcctccatgaggcggaacttgagcagatccaatctagagctccggcaggacgatcctgccggggaaacttccctcccggagggggaaatcgtcgccatcgtcatcaccaacactcctctcgtcggaggggaggcatcttcatcaacatcttcatcagcaccatctcctctccaacccctggttcatctcttgtaaccaatcttcgtctcgcaactccgattggtacttgtaaggttgctagtagtgttgattactctttgtagttgatgctagttggattatttggtgggagagtttatgttcagatccttgatgctattcattacacctccggtcatgattatgattatgtcttgtgagtagttacttttgttcctcatgacatgggataagtcatgctgataatattcatgtgaatttgatattcgttcggtattttgatatgctgtatgttgtcttttcctctagtggtgttatgtgaacgtcgactacataacacttcaccatatttgggcctagaggaaggcattgggaagtagtaagtagatgatgggttgctggagtgacagaagcttaaaccctagtctatgcgttgtttcatgaggggctgatttggatccactagtttaatgctatggttagacttgtcttaattcttcttttgtagttgaggatgcttgcgagagaggttaatcataagtgggatgcttgtccaagtaaggtcagtacccaagcgctagtccacccacatatcaaactatcaaagtaacgaacgcgaatcatatgaacatgatgaaactagcatgacagaaattcccgtgtgtcctcgggagcgtttttcctcctataagactttgttcaggcttgtcccttgctacaaaagggattgggccacttgctgcaccgttgctactagttgttacttgttactctttgcttgctacgtttcacctcactacacaatcacctgttaccgctacttacagtgcttgcagttattaccttgctgaaatccgtttatcagggccttctgctcctcgttgggttcaacactcttacttatcgaaaggactacgattgatccctatacttgtgggtcatcagcatccaaacgcagcgaaactttttgtggattttttggtcCAGAAGACATCTAGTGGGCCAGGTACGCGCCCGAGgtgagctccgatgggagcacaacacACCAGGCCTGGGCCTAGgcacgccccggtgggttgtgccctcctcgttggcctcccacaccgcctctttgctctataaataccccaatattcaagaAACCCTAAGGGGACGGGacaaaaatcaattccagccgccgcagagtccagaaacaccagatccaatctagacaccatcaaggaggggttcatcatgtccattggtgcctctccgatgatgcatgattagttctttgtagacctatgggtccgtagttagtagctacatggcttcctccctctctctctctctctctcttgattatcaatgcaatggtctcttagagatccatatgatgtaagtatttttgcgatgtgtttgttgggatccgatgaactttgagtttatgatcagatctatgtttttatccataaaATTTAttggagtcttctttgatctcttatatgcatggttggttatagcctcgtatttcttttcCCATATTttggttttgtttagccaacttgatctatttatcttgcaatgggaagaggtgctttgtgatgggttcgatcttacggtgcttgatcccagtgacagaaagggaaacgacacgtatgtatcgttgatattaaggataacaagatggggtctatttctacataaatagatcttgtctacatcaggtcatcgttcttattgcattactctatttttccattaacataatacactagatgcatgctggatagcggtcgatgtgtggagtaatagtagtagatgcacgcaggattcggtctactaatcttgggcggatgcctatataatgatcattgcatggaaatcatcatgattatttgaagttctatcaattgcccaacagtaattgttttcccaccgtttactatttttcttgagagaagccactagtgaaacctacggcccccgggtctcttttcatcatatttgccttcgcgatctattttcctttgcttttatttctagatctattaaaccaaacatacaaaaataccttgctgcaatttatttgttccgcaatctatttatcctatctaccacttttacctcacgttatttgcctatcttgaggtgtCGTACCCGAaatagattgacaacccctttaacacgtcgggttgcgagtatttgttatttgtgtgcagatgctatttacgtggtgtgaggaggttctcctactggttcaataaccttggtctcatcactgagggaaatacctaccatcactaaactgcatcatccctttctctttggggaaataccgacgtagttctagcagacatcaaggGACACATGGGCTTTAGGGTCCATGCGAGGCCGAAGCATTGAGCCCGCGCgggacgcctatatatagtggaggtgcggcacactTATTCAGTTGATCGCTTCAGCATCATCAATAGGactttgcatgtgttgcaactagccatCTCTACTCGCTGTCGTCAACCGTGTGATCCAGACCTAGCAGTTCgccgcacggtgttcctcctgcatGTGAGGATATTattagaggcggtgcacttgcACCGCTCTGGcgaacctgtacgtgggatccAACGACTAGTTGTTCGAGAGAGACGACCCAGCGACcagctgttcgagggagatcaAACAAGGAGGAGACGGACCACGCGAACACGCTGGCCCAACTGTAGTTCCGGTGCACGACACCgcgcgtctagtggtaacgatctatgatccatctccgtagcatgaTTTTGATTGTTCTttgtgtaggaaaattttaatttgCATGCGATGCGCCTACGGTAGAACCCAACAGATAAAGCTTCTACGATTAGATCGTGGAGGTGAGTACATGAGCCATGAGCTTGATGATCATCTGAAAAGCCGGGGTATAGTACGTCAGCTCACACCTCCGAGTATACCGTAGAGAAATGGCTTGTCAGAACGGAGAAATCGAACCTTGTTGGACATGGTCCGATCGATGATGAGAAAATCGGATTTACCCTTGTCATTCTGGGGATACGCTCTAGAAACTGCAGCTTTCACACTtaacagggtaccatcaaaatccatatacaagacaccacatgagatgtggaCTCGGAAGAGTCCTAGTTTGTCTTTCTAAATATTTGGTGTTTTGAAGCATTTTTCAAGCGACTCATGTCGGCcaagcttacacccaagtcggataaatgcatattcgcgGGATATCCAAGGGAAACCTTGGGATACATCTTCTACAACCGAGAAGAGAACAAAGCGTTTGTTGCTAGGAACGGggttttcctagagaaagagtttctcagtcGTGAGGTGAGTAGGAGAACGGTGCGATTCGAAGAAATTCGATAGCCACTCGGGGAGGTCACGACTGTTGATGAGATCATACGAGAGTTGGTCAGGGAACCCATACTTGACTCGACACCGGAGCCTCAGAGGTCGTATTGATTGTGCAAAGTGCGCAAtgtgttgttgctagaaagcgaTGAGCCGGCCACATATGCGGAAGCCATGGTAAGCCGAGATTCCAAGACATGGCTTGAGGCAATGAGATTCGAGTTAAAGTCCATGGATGAtaatcaagtctgggacttgGTTGATCCACCGCCTGGCATAGTGGCCATTGGttgcaaatgggtctttaagaagaaaactgatgtggatggaaatgttcagatccacaaagctcggcctgtcgctaaaggttatggacaagttcaaggaattgactacgatgagacttactCGCCGGTAGCAATGCTGAAGTCGGTGAGGATCATACTAGCTATAACTACACATTTTGATTATGAGATATGGCAGATGAATGTCAAAACGGCTTTCCTTCATGGAAAATTTAAAgaggatgtatacatgatacgacctgaaggttttgtcgatccaacttACGCTTGTAAAATATGCTAgctcaagagatccatttatgaactgaggcaagcagctcggagttggaatattcgtTTTGATGAAGTCACCATTGACCTCGGTTtcatcaagaacgaagaggactatTGTTTATACAAGGAGTCTAGTGGTAGCTTGGTAGTATTgttgatcttgtatgtggatgacatgctACTGATTGGAAATGATGTTTCGATGTTGTACTCAGTCAAGGAATCATTGAATGGCAAGTTTTCAATGGAAGACCTTGGAGAGGCAGTGTAcatttaggcatcaagatctatagagataggtcgaggAGGCTTCTTATTTTAATCCAGAGCATGTACATTGACAAAGTGTTGAAGCGGTTAAACATGAGTgaggccaagaaagggttctagcccgtctcacatggtataaggctaAGCAAGAGTCAGAGTCCTACGACTTCTGACGAGCGAAACCGGATGAGTAGGATtccgtatgcttcggcaataggaTCCACCATGTATTCCATGCTATGTACATGACCTGATGTTGCCTATGCAATAAGCTTAACAAGCAGATACCAGGCAGTCCCAGGTGAGAGTCACTGGGCAGCGGTGAAATCTATCTTGAAGTACCTTAAAAGGACTAAAGAGATGGTCCTAGCTTAtggaggtgaggaggagctcagcataaagggttacgttgatgctagtttccaaacTGATAGGTATGTTTGTCGATGCAAATTGGATTCGtgtatgtcatgaatggaggAGCAGTGAGTTGGACGAGTTCCAAGCAAGATACGCTGGTCGACTCCACAACAAAGGCCGAGTATAGTGCGTCTTGTGAAGCTAcaaaggaaggtgtttggattcACAAGTCTCTGGAGGATCTTGGTGTGTTCCCGGGCTGGTCAAAACTGCTGGACCTTTATTGTGATAATTCAGGTGCCATCGCACATGCCAAGGATCTAAGACAACATCACAAGACCACGCACATAGACTGAAGGTTTGACCTGATACGAAAGCTCATATAGAATGGTGATACTAATTTTTGCAAGATTCACACGAATgcaaatgtcgcagatccgttgactaagtcGCTTACACAACCCAAGCACGAGGGGCATGTTAGAGCTATGGGCATTCGATGTCTatttgattgactctagtgcaagtgggagactgttgcagatatgccatagaggcaatcatgtatgatgatatttcctatatgtttatgaataaagatagtcattGGGCATTATCagtgatgtgtattaacaagtacgtgacttgtttgtgagactatacattgtatgatgactgtcctaaatggtccctagtcgaaagggttgtgtggacgtgcaaccaactagactagcatatgataccGTGGATGGTTcggtctcactgaccatgtagcattggatgctactcGGATAATATGGACTGAGAAAGATGTGGTCAGATTTGATGTAGTCGGATACAGtcaagataaggtctgagttggatagacccaactatgagacgcaacgataggtcatctgtgagtctctagtacaacatacgttctatgtcctaagacctgagctggtGCATGTACTtgggatggtgacagacttgctttgggcaTACCGAACGCTACtccgtgactgggtagttacaaaggtatgtTTCGGGCTTGTCCTGACCCATGCCGCGAgacgtggtcgagcaagatgggatttgtccGTCCGACCATGAGAGATATACTTTGAGCCCCTCGGGTGATCTGGCCTGGATAAGCATTGCCAcgtgatgaggattatgagataatacgAATGTTGGTGAGATTCAACGGAACGAGAAAAATGTCATGCGGCAACAAGGATGACATGTCGCCTTGAGCATGACAACGTATATCGTGTGGTAAAGGAaacagaagtatgaagtacaggtttgcctaaccagcttcatcgaaCACTTGGAGTCGGAACGTCTTGCTAGAGACCGCAACTGACTAGCCGAGTCGAACGTGGTTTGACTCACGatcaagtgaacgagaacctaaggggtcgcacgcttaagggaaggaagacgtgggctttagggtccgtgcgaggcccaagatTTGAGCCTGTGTcggacgcctatatatagtggaggtgcgacACACTTAATCAATTGATCGCTTCGGCAccgtcatcggggttgtgcatgtgttACCCCTAGTCACCTCCACTCGCCACCACCAACTGTGTGATCCCGACCTAGTAGTCCGCCGCACAGTGTTCCTCCTGCATGCGTGGATACCGTTTGAGACGATGCACATGCGCCGCTTCAGCAAACCTCTACGTGCGATCCGGCGACCGACTGTTAGTGGGAGAGGGATCCGACGACCGACTGTTCGAGGGTGATCGGACGAGGAGGAGACAGACCACGCGGACACGCTACCACATCTACTTCTGCTGCACGGCACTACATGTCTAGTGGTAATAGTCTATGATCCATCTCCGTATcatgttcttggttgttcttcgtgtaggaaaattttaatttgcatgtgatgcgcctacggtagaacccaacagtgtgcagccactgaaaacggttgaggattgatattcctattggttcgataaaccatgatttcttaatcgagggaaatacttacccgcattatgTTGCGATagcccattcctcttcatggaaaacccaacgcagatcacaagcatcatcgcCCTAATTTTGGCCCCCAACCGTTGATTTCAAACTCAAATTCGGTCCAAATTCGGCACACTTCGGCACAAATTCAACAACTATTTTTTATCACATGGTTCATCATAGAAATCAATACAGATCAAATAGTTCAACAAAGTAAcctaataatttgaacataaatcaAAACACATCGAAGCTAGGCGTTGCCCTTGAGCCTCCGTAGGTGCTCCAGCAGATCATGATGTAGTTCTTGATGCACCGTGGGTCTCGGATCTCTTGACGCATTTTGAGGAAGGCAGCCCACGATGCCGGtacttggtgatcaacaactacaAGATGACCCTGCCTGAAATATGGTTCAGTGTCAAACGTTGCCTCCTCCTGCTCGCTCTCAATGATCATTTTGTGCAAGATGACACAACAGTTCATCAACTCCCACATCTGAGATTTTGACCAGGTCAGAGCGGGGTACCGGACAACATCAAATCAAGATTGGAGCATACCAAATgcccgctcgacatccttcctgcaAGCCTCTTGACACTTAACAAAGTAGGAGTTCTTGCCTCGTGGCACAAGgtttgagatagtcttcacaaatgTGGACCATCTTGGATAGATGCCATCTGCTAGGTAGTATCCCTTATTGTAGTGGCGCCCATTGCCTCGAAGTTCACCGGAGAAGCATGACCTTCAACAATCTTGGCAAAGACATTCGAGCACTACAGTACGTTGACGTCATTGTGAGTTCCTGGCATACCGAAGGAGTTCCAATTCTAAGGTCCAGTGTGGCCACTGCCTCAAGTACCACACTACAAGCTCCTTTGGCGCCTTTGTACATCCCATGCCAAGCAAATGGAGAGTTTTCATGCCCAATGCATGTAGTCGATACTTCCAAGCATCCCAGGAAATCCTCTTACTGCATTCTATGCTAGAATTCGAGCGGTGTCTTCGGCATTGGGTGATTGCAAGTATTGTGGACCAAACACTGCCACCACTTCACTAGAAAACTTGTACAAACACTCAATGGTGGTGGACTCGACCATGCATCCATAGTCTTGATGTATATCACCGAGAGCTCCGTATGCAAGAATCCTCATAACTGTCGTGCACTTCTAGAGTGCAGAGAATCCAACTATGCCGGTGCAATCGTTCTTGCAAAATGAAATATCTATCAAACTCCCGGATGTCATTTACAATCTTGAGGTAGAGTTTCTGGCCCATCCGATAACGACGCCAAAATACTTTCTCGCCGTGAAGTGGAGCGTCGACGAAGTAGTCGGCGTAGGGTAAGCAATAGCCCTACATTCGATGCCTCTGTTTGCTCTTGTGGCGGCCCGCTGCCGAGCCACCTTTCTGCGGCTTTGCATTCTCCGCGAACAGGCCGGACAGAGTGGCAAGGATCATGAGATGCTCTTTGTCGTCGGTGTCGGCCTTGGCTTCCTCCTCCATCAGAGCTGCGAACGCCTCCTCTTCGTCGGGGTCCATTGCCGAACACCTTTCGTGCATGGTGGGTGGACAGCCGCCGGTATCCCCGCCTATGTGCTCAGAGTTCTCGAGAGCTCATCCAGGAGCGGGATGGAGGATGTTGCGGCGAAACCCTCTCTTTCCGACGGGGATCGACACGACCTTTCTAGAGGCGGAGCAGCGGTAGTGGGTAGGTGGGTGGCACCGGGATCTACACAGCGACGAACTGGGAAGTGTCTTCCTACCGCTCACGAGCCGAATCTGGGCGGGAAAAGGCGTTTCTCATGTGATGGTGACGGCCCACACTCCACTTTTCCTTCCGTTGGAGCCACCAAGCGCCCCGAGTGCGTTGGGTTCTGCCTCGGATCGCCGGGCCAAAAAATGGGCCGAACCGGCGGAATTCGGCGTCCTGAAGGCGCGACTGGGTCGTTTTTTCGGGGGTTGCGCACGGGTTGGGAGgggtggagatgctcttaggaagCAAATTAGTACAATCACCTGAACTAAGAGGTTCCTTCTACAAATGTGCCAGGAGTCCACGCATTAGCTGCATCGTGTCCCTTCCTTTCACATCCAATGGCCCATAATGTATCGGTGCATCTGGTGGATACACGCTCGCCTGGCCTGGCCTCTCCTCTGAATTTGGGGACGGGAGGTCACAACCGCATCGCCATGGCTcccgccgccgcccgcctcctTCCAGCCGCCATGCCTTCTACCCCTCACCGTCCCCTGAATTGGTGCTGGCCAGCCGGCGCACGCCGCCCTACCCCTCGCACGCGCCTTCTCCGCCCAAACTCACGGCTCCTGGTCGTCGCCTCCGCGCAGTCCAACCTCTCCAAAGGTccatcccctcccctcccctccccttccctgcttgcttaatttgattaattatccaATCCGTTTGCGTGTAGTGCTGCTATATATTTATATTTTGGATTATTTGAAACTACGACACAAGAAGATTCTGAATCGATTCCGTGTCACTGAATTAACTGTTCTGAATGAATCTCCTCTCATCTCCTACACATCAGATATACTCCTACTTGGTGTTAATGATATGTGCTACTTGTCTCTATTGTTTGTTTGGgggttatttatttattatgtaTGCCAGCGCGAGTAAGCATGCTGCCTACTGTTTGTTTTTTGAGCAGCAACTGAAAATTCAGCTCTCATGCAAGTTCATGTTAACTCCCATCCCACTTTCTTATACTGAACATGTATTACATCTCGGGTCTGTAACGTACAAACCCTTCTTTTCCTATCAATGCATCGAGACACAACCCTTTTCGTGTTTTCTTGTCCGCCAGGTAAGAAATTAAGTGAAATTTCACTTAAAACGTGATGCACTCATGTTTTCCATCATGATGAATTCCAAATTCTTGGCCAACACAACAGGCCTGATATATAGTACTTATCAACGTATATCACCCCCATCGCACTCAAAgtctgaaacaaacacttctacacACTCAACACGTACAGCACTCCCAAGTATGCACATATAGGGATGCAAGCGGACAGTGTCTGATTGTCCACAAGCGTCCGCGAACACAAAGATTAAACTAAGAGATGCTCCTAGTTTCTTCTCATCACACGATGGAGTGGTCCTGTTCGTTCCAGGGTGTGGTATCACGACTTAATTAGTTCCTTCTGCCCCTTCTGTAGTTTTCTTACTATATATTTGGTGTGTGTGTTCCATGATATATATTCACATGCATCCTTACCTCATGTGTTGGTGCTTATTTTCCCAAGGATGCCTTTATGCTGTGCCCCGATCCTGCTAGCGCTAATGTCCTGTGGCCTTGTCTTTTTCTATTTCATGATGAAATTCGGAATATCTATTTATCTGACACTCCTGCATATCACTACAGCTATTCAAACAACATGGAGGGTCGGTAAGGAAGCTGTGGATGCTGGAAGTGCTCTTGTCCCAGTATGTCATTCTTGCTTACCCATTTAGTATGTATGTCACTTCATTCGACTGAATTTTACTTCTGGCGGAAAAAATATACTGGAGTGTGGTTGGTTGACTTTGAAACTAAATGAGTTTGCCCTTCTATTCTGATGTGCGACAGGGTTCAGTTCCACGCCCAATTGCTAGGATAGGTGTGACATTTGTTGCTGCGTCTGTCGCCCTTTTTCTGCTCAAGTCGGTCATTTCCACCGCATTGTTTGTACTGGTATGTACccccacaacattcttgacatgacTCATCTGTCAACTCTTAATTAGCAATGTGTCGTGCACAATGCTCAGTATCGCTAATTTATATGTTCGCTACATCTCAAGAATGTTTAATAAACAGAATTCGCTTGGCCTGTTGTATCTTCTTGCTGCAACTTTCTGTGGTTTCTCAAGTCAGATTAATTATTGGTCTGATGGTGCAGGCGATGATGGGGCTTATATACTTCGCCTTCCTGGCAATGAACCCGAAAGAGGGCTCCAGGAGCGTGGATGAAGGAGACAGTCCTCCG harbors:
- the LOC123412310 gene encoding uncharacterized protein LOC123412310, with translation MAHNVSVHLVDTRSPGLASPLNLGTGGHNRIAMAPAAARLLPAAMPSTPHRPLNWCWPAGARRPTPRTRLLRPNSRLLVVASAQSNLSKAIQTTWRVGKEAVDAGSALVPGSVPRPIARIGVTFVAASVALFLLKSVISTALFVLAMMGLIYFAFLAMNPKEGSRSVDEGDSPPSDDPAEEARRIMEKYK